Proteins encoded in a region of the Acidimicrobiia bacterium genome:
- a CDS encoding DUF58 domain-containing protein, producing the protein MLTDRGWAALGASLALVLLWVALGETELLATGLFLTTAAIAASLYTRFGKPTARVIRHLRPTLVREGDQALVRTAVTNTGRWSIFNPTIEDEVMELGSARFATARLKPQTTTTGTYQILCRPRGIYQVGPTRLTLSDPLRFAQRTVELGEADRLVVYPTIEPLDDFPVVRGRDPSMHAVRPEFSHRGGEDFFTLREYRTGDDLRRVHWPSSAKRDELMIRQLETPWQSRALVVLDAREDRYENPVDFEKAVSGAASVVRHLFASGFDTDLWTGIAQASSRDPDSFPRAMEALAGIKLQRDLDIRSVLSALRQTGDGGVLIFVSGRPDPNLFAAQQMLAREYPATILLSVSSQPSTGLLDYQRAGVVTISVPADGSWSAAWLEATRRTWSTVSAR; encoded by the coding sequence ATGCTCACCGACCGGGGTTGGGCGGCGCTCGGAGCGAGCCTGGCGCTCGTCTTGCTGTGGGTTGCGCTGGGCGAGACCGAACTGCTGGCGACGGGACTGTTCCTGACCACGGCCGCCATCGCTGCCTCGCTCTACACGCGCTTCGGCAAGCCGACTGCCCGAGTCATCAGACACCTGCGGCCGACACTCGTCCGTGAAGGCGATCAGGCTCTGGTGAGAACTGCGGTCACCAACACGGGTCGCTGGTCCATCTTCAATCCGACGATCGAAGATGAGGTCATGGAGCTCGGGTCGGCCCGGTTCGCGACTGCCCGGCTCAAACCGCAAACGACAACCACCGGGACCTATCAAATCCTCTGCCGGCCTCGTGGCATCTACCAGGTCGGTCCGACCCGCCTCACTCTCAGCGACCCGCTCCGTTTCGCCCAGAGAACCGTCGAACTGGGCGAGGCCGACCGGCTGGTCGTGTATCCCACTATCGAACCGCTCGACGATTTCCCGGTCGTGCGCGGGCGCGATCCGTCGATGCATGCGGTGCGTCCGGAGTTCTCCCATCGGGGTGGAGAGGATTTCTTCACTCTGAGGGAATACCGCACGGGTGACGACCTGCGGAGGGTTCACTGGCCCAGTTCGGCCAAGAGGGACGAGCTCATGATTCGCCAGCTCGAAACTCCCTGGCAGTCGCGAGCCCTCGTGGTTCTCGACGCGCGAGAAGATCGCTACGAAAACCCCGTCGACTTCGAGAAGGCAGTCAGTGGGGCGGCCTCGGTGGTGCGACACCTGTTCGCTTCAGGATTCGACACCGACCTCTGGACCGGCATCGCGCAAGCATCCAGCAGGGATCCTGATTCGTTCCCGCGGGCGATGGAGGCCCTTGCCGGGATCAAGCTCCAGCGCGACCTCGATATCCGATCGGTCCTCAGCGCTCTACGCCAAACGGGTGACGGCGGCGTTCTCATCTTCGTGAGCGGCCGACCCGATCCCAACCTATTCGCGGCACAGCAGATGCTGGCAAGGGAGTACCCGGCCACGATTCTGCTGTCGGTCAGTTCCCAACCCTCCACCGGCCTCCTCGATTACCAGAGGGCCGGTGTTGTCACAATCTCCGTTCCCGCCGACGGATCTTGGTCGGCCGCCTGGCTCGAAGCAACGAGGAGAACATGGTCTACCGTCTCAGCGCGATAG
- a CDS encoding histidine phosphatase family protein: MASMVHLTRHGEVENPKHLVYADLPGFGLSTLGSLQAKEAGRFLSSRPVVAVWSSPLQRAIETAHFIAARHQLPVHVDERLTEWRLSSRWSGIRWEDLPQRVPGELEAYLTHPWDLDFASESLEQLADRVTDVATELSARYSNGDVVIVGHQDPIHAARLRLTGADHRRQQEGKPGHAAVVSLRPDTPWREMSVWEPESAPQSPPG; this comes from the coding sequence ATGGCATCGATGGTTCATCTGACGCGACACGGGGAGGTCGAGAACCCCAAGCATCTCGTGTACGCGGACTTGCCCGGCTTCGGGCTGAGCACGCTGGGCAGCCTGCAGGCGAAGGAAGCCGGCCGGTTTCTCTCTTCGCGGCCGGTTGTCGCCGTTTGGTCGTCTCCACTCCAGCGGGCGATCGAGACCGCTCACTTCATCGCGGCCCGCCACCAGCTGCCCGTCCACGTCGACGAGAGGCTGACGGAGTGGCGTCTTTCCTCGCGATGGTCGGGCATCCGGTGGGAGGACTTGCCGCAACGGGTTCCGGGGGAGCTCGAGGCGTACCTCACTCACCCCTGGGATCTGGACTTCGCCTCCGAGTCGCTCGAGCAGTTGGCCGACCGGGTGACCGATGTCGCAACGGAGCTCTCTGCCCGGTATTCGAACGGCGATGTGGTAATCGTCGGGCACCAGGATCCGATCCATGCCGCCCGCCTCCGGCTGACGGGCGCCGACCACCGCAGGCAGCAGGAAGGAAAGCCGGGACACGCAGCCGTGGTTTCGCTTCGGCCGGATACGCCATGGCGCGAAATGAGCGTATGGGAGCCGGAGTCGGCGCCCCAATCGCCTCCGGGATAG
- the rsmH gene encoding 16S rRNA (cytosine(1402)-N(4))-methyltransferase RsmH, which produces MDQDPKRKYHEPVMTREIVELFENVDGGVLVDATYGGGGHSRALLSAYPDLQIIGIDRDDAAVARPAPDRVRLHQRSFSELGELLDELAVGSIDGALFDLGVSGHQLDTAERGFSYRDPGPLDMRMGPDAPRTAADIVNEWSQDDLRRIIAKYGEERFAGRIAAAIVANRPIADTAQLAEVTRNAIPAATRRTGGHPARRTFQAIRIAVNDELGEIQTALETALDRLAPGGRCVVISYHSLEDRIVKRTFADLAQGCICPPEIPECRCDRSPEVRLLTRKPISPTVAEVNANPRARSAKVRAAEKVAA; this is translated from the coding sequence ATGGATCAAGACCCGAAACGGAAATATCACGAGCCGGTGATGACGAGGGAGATCGTGGAGTTGTTCGAGAACGTCGATGGGGGAGTCCTGGTAGACGCCACATACGGTGGCGGAGGCCATTCCCGCGCTTTGCTCTCGGCGTATCCCGACCTGCAGATCATCGGTATCGATCGAGATGACGCCGCCGTGGCACGACCGGCCCCCGATCGGGTCCGGTTGCATCAGCGCTCCTTTTCCGAACTCGGTGAGCTGCTGGACGAGCTGGCTGTTGGGTCAATCGACGGAGCTCTCTTCGACCTCGGCGTATCCGGACACCAACTCGACACGGCCGAGAGGGGTTTTTCGTATCGAGACCCCGGTCCGCTCGATATGCGAATGGGACCCGATGCCCCTCGGACGGCGGCAGATATCGTGAACGAATGGTCCCAGGACGACCTGCGCAGGATCATCGCCAAATACGGCGAGGAACGATTCGCAGGGCGGATCGCGGCGGCCATCGTCGCCAACCGGCCGATAGCGGACACGGCGCAACTCGCCGAAGTCACTCGCAATGCCATCCCGGCCGCCACGAGGCGAACCGGCGGGCACCCCGCCCGGCGCACGTTTCAAGCCATCCGGATAGCAGTCAACGACGAACTCGGGGAGATTCAGACCGCGCTGGAGACTGCGCTGGATCGTCTCGCGCCCGGTGGCCGCTGCGTGGTGATCTCGTATCACTCCCTCGAGGATCGGATCGTCAAGCGAACCTTCGCCGACCTGGCCCAGGGGTGTATCTGTCCACCCGAGATCCCGGAGTGCCGCTGCGATCGGTCTCCAGAGGTACGGTTGCTCACGCGCAAGCCGATCAGCCCGACCGTCGCCGAAGTGAACGCCAATCCGCGCGCTCGCAGCGCCAAAGTCCGGGCAGCAGAGAAGGTGGCGGCATGA
- a CDS encoding HNH endonuclease translates to MPVAGDPSSNPLRLSEHGVARLSAGRFADISDDVQVVSGLYFLVVKLSPSVRSRITVSADLALVWCCCCSQEVRVPSALVLNTTYEPISVVSARRAVVLVLNQKASVVAAGPGCLHSERTTIDVPSVVRLVRYVKVPHHRKAPPTRRAILARDKHTCQYCSAPAESIDHVLPRSRGGTNAWENVVACCRRCNLRKADRLPHEIGLNLSRSPKPPWRFGWVYASAGPSVDPHWLQFLGVSA, encoded by the coding sequence ATGCCCGTTGCGGGCGATCCATCGTCGAATCCGCTCAGACTGAGCGAACATGGTGTCGCCCGACTCAGCGCTGGAAGGTTCGCAGATATATCCGACGACGTTCAAGTGGTCTCCGGTCTTTACTTCCTGGTAGTCAAGCTCTCACCCTCTGTGAGGTCAAGGATTACCGTTTCAGCTGATCTTGCGCTGGTATGGTGCTGCTGCTGTTCGCAGGAGGTCCGGGTGCCCAGCGCACTCGTTTTGAACACAACGTACGAGCCGATTTCGGTGGTCAGCGCTCGCCGGGCCGTCGTGCTCGTCCTCAACCAGAAGGCGTCGGTCGTAGCGGCGGGTCCAGGTTGCCTCCACTCCGAACGTACGACTATCGACGTGCCCTCGGTGGTGCGGCTGGTCCGGTACGTCAAGGTCCCTCATCATCGGAAGGCTCCGCCTACACGGCGCGCGATTCTCGCCAGGGACAAACACACCTGTCAGTACTGCAGTGCACCGGCCGAGAGCATCGATCATGTTCTGCCGCGCTCGCGGGGCGGGACGAACGCCTGGGAGAACGTCGTGGCGTGTTGCCGCCGATGCAATCTTCGGAAGGCGGATAGATTGCCCCATGAGATAGGCCTGAACCTGTCCAGATCTCCGAAGCCCCCCTGGCGATTCGGCTGGGTATATGCCAGTGCGGGCCCATCGGTGGACCCGCACTGGTTGCAGTTCTTGGGAGTGTCGGCCTGA
- a CDS encoding helix-turn-helix domain-containing protein, producing the protein MNDGYTAQQASKLTGCTPHQLRYWDRVDLVRPSLQSTGGRPGVRRLYSFRDLVALRVVRSLLDNGMSVQRVRRAWDYLRRNAEMESHLAEVKLITDGTSIFKIASDDGELLDALREGQMAFFVAIDSITREVEEDVTRFELDRDHFLEILRLVEEDVASEASGS; encoded by the coding sequence TTGAACGACGGATACACGGCTCAGCAGGCATCGAAGCTGACAGGCTGCACACCTCATCAACTCCGCTATTGGGATCGCGTCGATCTGGTCCGCCCGTCGCTGCAATCAACGGGCGGCCGCCCCGGAGTACGCCGCCTGTACTCGTTCCGTGACCTCGTCGCCTTGCGCGTCGTCCGGAGCCTGCTCGACAACGGAATGTCTGTGCAGAGAGTTCGGCGCGCCTGGGACTACTTGCGGCGCAATGCCGAGATGGAATCGCATCTGGCCGAGGTGAAACTCATCACGGACGGCACCTCGATTTTCAAGATCGCATCGGACGACGGAGAACTGCTCGATGCGCTTCGCGAGGGTCAGATGGCCTTCTTCGTTGCCATCGATTCGATCACCCGGGAAGTCGAAGAGGACGTCACCCGGTTCGAACTCGATCGGGATCACTTCCTCGAGATACTGCGCCTCGTCGAAGAGGACGTAGCTTCAGAGGCTTCCGGCTCGTAG
- a CDS encoding MoxR family ATPase, translated as MTTIEALEREDVVWFSDQFTEIGNNIERVIQGKRAVIDLIVICLIAEGHALIEDVPGVGKTLLAKSLATSIESKFQRVQFTPDLLPSDITGVSVWNRGSSEFEFKPGAIFANIVVGDEINRASPKTQAALLEAMEERQVTVDGTTRPLPPPFMVVATQNPLEHEGTYPLPEAQLDRFMMRLTIGYPSREKGLEILDTHGIRSVFESLVPVISAVDVMRMIDLARQVHVSPAVKGYIIDIVEATRHHDEVLLGASPRSALFLQRVARARAASEGRDFINPDDIKAIVEPVLAHRMALRPEAQMRGTAIPEVLSSVLRQIPVPGSRTIS; from the coding sequence GTGACGACGATCGAAGCCTTGGAACGAGAGGATGTCGTCTGGTTCTCGGATCAGTTCACCGAGATTGGCAACAACATCGAGCGGGTGATTCAGGGTAAGAGGGCCGTCATCGATCTGATCGTGATCTGCCTGATCGCCGAAGGGCACGCTCTCATCGAAGACGTGCCGGGCGTCGGCAAGACCCTGCTGGCCAAGTCACTGGCGACATCGATCGAGAGCAAGTTTCAACGTGTGCAGTTCACTCCGGATCTCCTGCCTTCCGACATCACGGGCGTCTCCGTCTGGAATCGAGGATCGAGCGAGTTCGAGTTCAAACCGGGCGCGATCTTTGCCAACATAGTGGTGGGCGATGAGATCAACCGGGCCAGCCCCAAGACCCAGGCCGCCCTCCTCGAGGCGATGGAAGAGCGCCAGGTCACCGTCGACGGCACGACCCGACCCCTCCCTCCCCCGTTCATGGTGGTTGCCACTCAGAACCCTCTCGAACACGAGGGGACCTATCCTCTGCCCGAGGCGCAACTCGACCGATTCATGATGCGCCTCACAATCGGCTACCCCAGCCGGGAGAAGGGCCTGGAAATCCTCGACACCCACGGCATCCGGTCGGTGTTCGAGTCTCTTGTTCCGGTGATCAGCGCGGTGGACGTCATGAGGATGATCGACCTTGCCAGGCAGGTACACGTGTCCCCTGCCGTCAAGGGATACATCATCGATATCGTGGAAGCGACACGCCATCACGACGAAGTTCTGCTGGGGGCGTCTCCGCGCTCGGCGCTGTTCTTGCAGAGAGTCGCACGTGCCAGGGCTGCCAGCGAGGGGCGCGACTTCATCAACCCCGACGACATCAAGGCAATCGTCGAACCGGTTCTGGCCCACCGGATGGCGCTGCGACCCGAGGCGCAAATGCGCGGCACGGCGATTCCCGAAGTGCTTTCCTCGGTTCTGCGGCAGATTCCGGTCCCTGGATCCAGAACGATCAGCTGA
- a CDS encoding DNA polymerase IV, with the protein MPSEQSFREPIIHLDMDAFFVEVERLRSPGLRGASVVVGGTGPRGVVASASYEARAYGVRSAMPMGRARRLCPQLVVVPPDHVEYRRVSALVFEILRRFTPHVEGLSIDEAFLDVSGMRRHFEDASSVAEALRETLRTELGLPSSAGVAPNKLLAKLASQEAKPDGIRLVAADEVGRFLHPLPVRRLWGVGEATHALLERLGVRTIGDLAGIPPATLERRIGATLGRHLHQLARGVDDRPVAVGGETKSISVEATFDADIEGVDRIEAELLRQSEQVAERMRKAGMAGRTITLKIRFGDFTTITRSRTLESPTNVGRDIYRTAVQLLQRSGVGGRPVRLIGVGLSTLEADGAPHQLATDRPAAWDDLADAISEVRARFGSEAVHPARLTRPEAE; encoded by the coding sequence GTGCCGTCTGAACAGTCCTTCCGTGAGCCGATCATCCACCTGGACATGGACGCCTTCTTCGTCGAGGTGGAGCGACTCCGCAGTCCCGGGTTGCGTGGAGCGAGCGTGGTCGTGGGCGGCACCGGCCCGCGCGGCGTCGTCGCGTCGGCGTCTTACGAGGCCAGAGCGTACGGTGTCCGGTCCGCCATGCCGATGGGGAGAGCGAGGCGCCTCTGTCCCCAACTGGTCGTCGTTCCGCCTGATCACGTCGAATACCGTCGAGTCAGCGCCCTCGTATTCGAGATCCTCCGGCGATTCACTCCGCACGTGGAGGGTCTGTCCATCGACGAAGCGTTCCTGGACGTCTCCGGTATGCGACGACACTTCGAAGACGCCTCGTCGGTGGCCGAGGCGCTTCGGGAGACGTTGAGGACCGAGCTCGGGCTCCCGTCATCGGCAGGTGTTGCCCCGAACAAGCTTCTCGCCAAGCTGGCGTCTCAGGAGGCGAAGCCCGATGGGATTCGCCTGGTGGCGGCGGACGAGGTCGGTCGGTTTCTTCACCCGCTGCCGGTGCGGCGCCTCTGGGGGGTTGGGGAGGCTACCCATGCGCTGCTCGAACGCCTGGGGGTCCGGACGATCGGCGACCTGGCCGGCATCCCGCCCGCCACTCTGGAGAGACGGATCGGTGCGACCCTCGGTCGCCATCTTCACCAGCTCGCCCGCGGGGTCGATGACCGCCCGGTGGCCGTAGGGGGTGAGACGAAGTCGATCTCGGTGGAAGCCACGTTTGACGCTGATATCGAAGGTGTGGACCGAATCGAAGCCGAGTTGCTGCGGCAATCCGAGCAGGTAGCCGAGAGGATGCGGAAGGCGGGGATGGCCGGCCGGACGATCACTCTGAAGATACGATTCGGGGACTTCACGACTATTACCCGCAGCCGAACACTCGAATCTCCTACGAACGTCGGACGCGACATCTATCGCACGGCGGTTCAACTCCTGCAACGTTCGGGGGTCGGCGGCAGGCCGGTTCGGTTGATCGGTGTCGGCCTGTCCACGCTCGAGGCAGACGGGGCTCCTCACCAGCTGGCAACTGATCGTCCCGCCGCCTGGGACGATCTGGCCGATGCGATCTCCGAGGTGCGTGCCAGGTTCGGGTCTGAGGCTGTGCACCCGGCTAGGTTGACACGCCCGGAAGCCGAATGA
- the mraZ gene encoding division/cell wall cluster transcriptional repressor MraZ gives MFVGEYQHTMDGKGRVVLPARFRKALEKDGCVLTKGQDECVFVWSTDDWQKEAERMKQLPRTNSRSRGYLRSFFSGAEPQTLDGQGRITIPQNLRAFAALEKDLAVVGVAERIEIWDAERWSQVSAEADDVYAHIEEAFSDQGI, from the coding sequence GTGTTCGTCGGAGAGTATCAACACACAATGGACGGAAAGGGCAGGGTCGTGTTGCCCGCCCGTTTCCGCAAGGCTCTTGAAAAGGACGGCTGTGTCCTCACCAAGGGCCAAGATGAGTGTGTCTTCGTCTGGTCCACGGACGACTGGCAGAAGGAAGCGGAGCGAATGAAGCAGCTTCCTCGTACGAACAGCCGTTCGCGCGGATACCTCAGATCGTTCTTCTCCGGTGCCGAACCGCAAACCCTCGATGGTCAGGGCCGGATCACCATTCCACAAAACCTCCGCGCGTTTGCCGCGCTCGAAAAGGATCTGGCCGTTGTCGGAGTCGCCGAGCGGATCGAGATCTGGGATGCCGAGCGGTGGAGTCAGGTTTCGGCAGAGGCCGACGACGTATACGCCCATATAGAGGAGGCATTCAGCGACCAAGGAATCTGA
- a CDS encoding universal stress protein produces MKVLIATDGTLDPLFAAESAARLAGNDGRVTVFTVVEIPRRLLTDLRAVYGESSDRAPIDQTLETAGHTTPRPQVSSDWPGDDAFLVRYVDDQKTSRTATIISALADRGVVAEPVAVESEDAVTEILNYASAGEYDVICIGTHGQGRFDGLLGSTSTKLIRRASCAVLTVRS; encoded by the coding sequence ATGAAGGTACTCATCGCCACCGACGGCACGCTGGACCCGCTCTTCGCGGCAGAATCCGCCGCGCGGCTCGCCGGGAACGACGGTCGGGTCACGGTGTTCACCGTCGTCGAGATCCCGAGGCGGCTGCTCACCGACCTTCGCGCCGTCTACGGGGAGTCCTCGGACCGGGCACCGATCGATCAGACTCTCGAAACCGCCGGCCACACGACTCCCCGACCACAGGTCAGTTCGGACTGGCCCGGCGACGATGCTTTCCTCGTTCGTTACGTCGACGACCAGAAGACCTCCAGAACGGCGACGATCATCTCCGCGCTGGCGGACCGGGGAGTTGTCGCCGAGCCCGTCGCGGTCGAGAGCGAAGATGCCGTCACAGAGATACTCAACTACGCATCGGCAGGCGAGTACGACGTCATCTGCATCGGCACACACGGCCAGGGCCGCTTCGACGGACTACTCGGTTCCACGTCGACGAAGCTCATCAGACGCGCCTCTTGCGCCGTGTTGACCGTTCGCTCCTGA
- a CDS encoding DUF3040 domain-containing protein, producing MPLDDREQQILAEIERQFYQEDPDLANAVRNISGRGLSRLAGRLAIAGIFVGIITLIATFRYNTFIALTGFLMIVISTTAVLRGYRRRDGAGDGESEGPGLWSSWTAKIRNNRRFRPPS from the coding sequence ATGCCATTAGACGACAGAGAGCAGCAGATACTGGCGGAGATCGAGCGCCAGTTCTATCAGGAAGATCCTGATCTCGCCAACGCCGTCCGGAATATCTCAGGGCGTGGTCTGAGCCGCCTGGCCGGACGTTTGGCCATCGCCGGGATATTCGTGGGAATAATCACGTTGATAGCTACCTTTCGCTACAACACCTTCATCGCCCTGACCGGATTCTTGATGATCGTGATCTCCACTACGGCAGTTCTGCGAGGCTACCGGCGTCGCGATGGTGCCGGCGACGGGGAATCGGAAGGCCCGGGGTTGTGGAGTTCCTGGACTGCGAAAATCCGGAATAACCGACGGTTCCGACCTCCGTCCTGA
- a CDS encoding DUF3488 and transglutaminase-like domain-containing protein — MVYRLSAIAVSGAVLLDLFRLQRLLRPAESAASWEIILIASAILGGVITWVARTYRVGRSGTIALNAGGMLLAVVRIGTPDTLTFGVIPTATTFAELAEEFSFALQLLRFGNAPVVPYVGLVIILAMVFWTFGMLAVWGLTSGHPWIGSVPPLMFYLQLSTIDRAPSSLPWTVSFLIIVMLAIAGIAGEDRLSGTGRLRGPDGLAMPRNSWFVPVVALAALGSLTLFGTDAAAGRVPESGVLEWRSRSGFGDGIYGGVSYNLYTGIVQESLLSLSDEPVFVARVSDSDLSRNDMYWRLVTLDAFDGENWYLTNRGSRTPAAGEAWEARGHEFRGPTTTVDQVVQIRTLQMNYLPVLYAPNGVTSETEVVSQSLRIRNDASVRFDALTFEGLTYRVRSEVPRPDINVLATVDGELSPVFATARNDTAFDGTAATTPAVEPPEDLEDFLELPDDLDVRLLALARDETLEATGDFEKALFLERFLRNTQPGGFQYSVDIEPGHSAENLADWLTDPESPGYRTGYCEQFATSLAVLARVLDIPSRVVIGFTPGDQQSDGLIVVRQRNAHSWVELWMDGQGWVRFDPTPRGTGDNPSAVDSLAGFDPTLYVPEPEFLDDNVVLGPDGQPIPFGPDRDALLENPDDILEANTPFVGSGDAATGGGVPWGWILLATGATLIGLSPAIKWIRRRLRLRRLKTGDISAAWEEIIDRLTDLRYDVSEWKTPAELAVTTEPSLTALAAVYGETVYGPPRRLGRRQVEIGMRSFESAESVLRHRHTRWQMIRSWLTPHSLRKNG, encoded by the coding sequence ATGGTCTACCGTCTCAGCGCGATAGCCGTATCCGGGGCGGTCCTGCTCGATCTGTTCCGGCTGCAACGACTCCTTCGACCGGCGGAGAGTGCAGCGTCGTGGGAGATCATTCTGATCGCCTCCGCGATCCTCGGTGGGGTGATCACCTGGGTCGCACGCACCTACCGGGTCGGACGCTCTGGGACGATCGCGCTGAACGCCGGCGGCATGCTTCTGGCGGTCGTCCGTATCGGTACGCCGGACACTCTCACCTTCGGCGTGATCCCGACCGCGACCACATTCGCCGAGCTGGCCGAAGAGTTCTCGTTCGCGCTACAGCTGCTTCGCTTCGGAAATGCCCCGGTCGTCCCATACGTCGGGTTGGTCATAATCCTGGCGATGGTCTTCTGGACCTTCGGCATGCTGGCGGTATGGGGGCTGACCTCCGGCCATCCGTGGATCGGGAGCGTTCCGCCGCTCATGTTCTATCTGCAGCTCTCGACGATCGACAGAGCCCCTTCCAGCCTCCCGTGGACGGTCTCGTTCCTGATCATCGTCATGTTGGCAATAGCCGGCATCGCCGGCGAGGACCGGCTGAGCGGCACCGGGCGTCTGCGGGGCCCGGACGGGCTCGCCATGCCTCGCAACAGCTGGTTCGTTCCGGTTGTGGCCCTGGCCGCGCTCGGTTCACTCACGCTGTTCGGCACGGATGCTGCCGCCGGACGCGTGCCCGAGAGCGGTGTCCTCGAGTGGCGCAGCCGCTCCGGGTTCGGAGACGGAATCTACGGAGGAGTCTCCTACAACCTGTACACCGGAATCGTCCAGGAATCGCTGCTGTCACTGTCCGACGAGCCCGTCTTCGTGGCCAGAGTCTCGGATTCCGACCTCAGCCGGAATGACATGTACTGGCGGCTGGTGACCCTCGACGCCTTCGATGGGGAGAACTGGTACCTCACGAACCGCGGCAGCAGAACCCCTGCGGCCGGGGAGGCGTGGGAAGCCCGGGGCCACGAGTTTCGAGGACCCACCACGACCGTTGACCAGGTCGTCCAGATTCGAACCCTCCAGATGAACTATCTCCCCGTGCTGTATGCGCCGAACGGGGTGACTTCTGAGACGGAGGTCGTCTCGCAGAGCCTCCGCATTCGCAACGATGCTTCGGTGCGGTTTGACGCCCTGACGTTCGAAGGGCTCACCTATCGGGTCCGTTCGGAGGTACCGCGACCCGATATCAACGTCCTCGCCACGGTCGACGGCGAACTCTCGCCCGTCTTTGCCACGGCGAGGAACGACACCGCCTTCGATGGAACGGCAGCCACCACGCCGGCGGTCGAACCACCCGAAGATCTAGAGGATTTCCTCGAGCTTCCGGACGACCTCGACGTCCGGCTCCTGGCACTGGCCAGGGACGAGACCCTGGAGGCAACCGGCGATTTCGAGAAGGCGTTGTTCCTGGAGCGGTTTCTTCGCAACACTCAGCCGGGCGGCTTCCAATACTCGGTCGACATCGAACCCGGTCACTCGGCCGAGAACCTCGCCGATTGGCTGACCGATCCCGAAAGCCCCGGGTACCGGACCGGCTATTGCGAACAGTTCGCGACTTCGCTGGCGGTCCTTGCCCGGGTTCTCGACATACCGAGCCGGGTCGTCATCGGCTTCACGCCGGGCGACCAGCAGAGCGACGGACTCATCGTCGTCCGTCAGCGCAACGCGCACTCGTGGGTCGAGCTGTGGATGGACGGCCAGGGCTGGGTTCGCTTCGATCCGACGCCGCGCGGCACGGGGGACAATCCCTCCGCGGTCGACAGCCTCGCCGGCTTCGATCCGACTCTGTATGTGCCGGAGCCCGAGTTCCTCGACGACAACGTCGTGCTCGGCCCGGACGGACAACCGATCCCGTTCGGCCCCGATCGGGATGCGCTGCTGGAAAACCCTGACGACATCCTCGAAGCCAACACCCCCTTCGTCGGCTCCGGCGACGCCGCCACCGGAGGCGGCGTTCCGTGGGGCTGGATCCTGCTGGCCACGGGCGCGACGCTGATCGGACTGAGTCCTGCCATCAAGTGGATCCGCCGGCGGCTGCGCCTTCGCCGATTGAAGACCGGCGACATTTCTGCGGCATGGGAGGAAATCATCGATCGGCTCACGGACCTCCGCTACGACGTTTCCGAGTGGAAGACGCCTGCAGAACTCGCGGTCACGACCGAACCGTCCCTAACAGCCCTTGCCGCGGTCTACGGCGAAACCGTCTACGGGCCGCCTCGTCGGCTCGGCCGGCGGCAGGTGGAGATCGGAATGAGATCGTTCGAATCCGCCGAGTCTGTCTTGCGCCATCGGCACACGCGCTGGCAGATGATCAGATCGTGGCTGACGCCTCATTCGCTTCGAAAGAACGGCTAG
- a CDS encoding recombinase family protein, producing the protein MNVVGYICEPSSAESGDTMFAQSERIRRWIARNGHQLVAVCQDTAATRRNLDGFRALLGIAARGQADLVVIPGLPVLSPDKVVQEMMLMRLRSHGLAVASTEEADQEELSEPTADPARMLIRDILHRIDDYRPLLEADLEIPPPVALPGPVEIFMDRSDPQPAVLIEFMETPAAS; encoded by the coding sequence TTGAACGTCGTCGGATATATCTGCGAACCTTCCAGCGCTGAGTCGGGCGACACCATGTTCGCTCAGTCTGAGCGGATTCGACGATGGATCGCCCGCAACGGGCATCAACTCGTCGCGGTTTGCCAGGACACCGCCGCAACCCGCCGCAACCTCGACGGGTTCCGGGCACTCCTGGGCATCGCGGCACGGGGCCAGGCCGATCTGGTCGTAATCCCCGGCCTGCCGGTGCTATCTCCCGACAAGGTGGTTCAGGAAATGATGTTGATGAGGCTCAGATCGCACGGTCTGGCGGTCGCCTCAACAGAGGAAGCCGACCAGGAGGAGCTTTCGGAGCCCACTGCCGACCCCGCCCGGATGCTGATCCGTGACATTCTCCACCGCATCGATGATTACCGCCCGCTGCTCGAAGCCGACCTCGAGATCCCGCCTCCAGTCGCGCTCCCCGGCCCGGTGGAGATATTCATGGATCGATCCGACCCCCAGCCCGCCGTTCTCATCGAGTTCATGGAGACTCCCGCCGCCAGCTGA